CCGGACCAAAGCCCACCACCAGGTGCCGGCCGTTGTGCCGCAGTTCCCGAAGGGCGCCTCCGCGGGCTGTAACCACGGCGGTGTAGGGGCCACTTGCAATGCTGTGTTCCGTGGATGGCATGAAAATCCCCTTCGAGGCCGAGACTCTTGTGAGCGCTAACCAGCCTAGCGCATGTATCTCGGCTCGGCACTGGGAAAGCCCTCCGCTGGATAAAGTTGCCCCATGGCCAGACCGGACCCGGTGAACAGCGAAGTGCTCTCTGCCGTCCGCCGCGCACTGCGTGAACGGGCAGATCCAGTACGGGGTGCCGGAGCGCAGGCCTACATGAAGTCCACCATGCCTTGCCTCGGTGTGCGCGTCCCTGAAGTCCGCCGTATCGCCGCCGCCGCGGTTGCCGGCACTCCCTTCGCCTCGGCCGGCCAACTGCGCGCCACCGTCCTTGGGCTCTGGCGGAACGCTGCGGCCCGCGAGGAACGCTATGCGGCCATCGACCTGACCGGGGCGCCGCTGGCAGCGGGTGACATTCTGATGCTGCCCGTTTATGAGGAAATGATTCGCAGCGGCGCGTGGTGGGACTTCGTGGACCCGGTAGCAATGCGCCTGTGCGGCCTGCTGCAAGCCAACCGTGAGGAGATGTCAGCAGTCCTGGTCCGTTGGAGCAGCGATCCGGACTTCTGGATAAGGAGGGCTGCCATCCTCGCGCAGC
The Arthrobacter sp. PGP41 genome window above contains:
- a CDS encoding DNA alkylation repair protein; this encodes MARPDPVNSEVLSAVRRALRERADPVRGAGAQAYMKSTMPCLGVRVPEVRRIAAAAVAGTPFASAGQLRATVLGLWRNAAAREERYAAIDLTGAPLAAGDILMLPVYEEMIRSGAWWDFVDPVAMRLCGLLQANREEMSAVLVRWSSDPDFWIRRAAILAQLKAKAATDTVLLSQVLETNMADPEFFIRKAIGWALREYSKTAPEWVAAFVAEHAATLSSLSRREAVRRLPAAASDV